A window of Haloarchaeobius litoreus contains these coding sequences:
- a CDS encoding enoyl-CoA hydratase/isomerase family protein, with amino-acid sequence MIETAVDGGVTRVMLSRPTRRNAFTEAGLRALRSAVTGAETPVVLLTGAGDAFSAGADLAVVAGLDREGAREFARLGQSVATAIEEAEAVVVAGIDGPARGGGVELALACDVRVATPRATFAETGVSLGLFGAWGGTARLPRVVGEGEAMDLALSGRTVDADEALRMGLVSRVVDEPAAVAAEIAANDPAALPVLKRRMRDDADQAVQHAREADAFADLVEQNASDLSW; translated from the coding sequence ATGATCGAGACGGCAGTCGACGGCGGGGTGACCCGGGTGATGCTCTCGCGACCGACCCGCCGGAACGCGTTCACCGAGGCGGGACTGCGAGCGTTGCGGTCGGCGGTGACCGGGGCGGAGACGCCGGTAGTGCTGCTCACCGGCGCTGGCGACGCGTTCTCTGCGGGAGCCGACCTGGCGGTCGTCGCGGGACTCGACCGCGAGGGGGCGCGCGAGTTCGCACGGCTGGGCCAGTCCGTCGCGACCGCCATCGAGGAGGCCGAGGCGGTGGTCGTCGCGGGCATCGACGGGCCGGCACGGGGCGGCGGCGTGGAGCTGGCGCTCGCCTGCGACGTCCGGGTCGCCACGCCGCGAGCGACGTTCGCCGAGACGGGCGTCTCCCTCGGGCTGTTCGGGGCGTGGGGCGGGACGGCTCGGCTCCCGCGGGTCGTCGGCGAGGGCGAGGCGATGGACCTCGCGCTGTCGGGTCGGACGGTCGACGCCGACGAGGCCCTGCGGATGGGGCTCGTCTCGCGCGTGGTCGACGAGCCGGCGGCGGTGGCAGCGGAGATCGCCGCGAACGACCCCGCCGCGCTGCCGGTGCTGAAGCGACGGATGCGCGACGACGCGGACCAGGCGGTCCAGCACGCCCGCGAGGCCGACGCGTTCGCCGACCTGGTCGAGCAGAACGCGTCCGACCTCTCGTGGTGA
- a CDS encoding DUF7114 family protein — protein MDEAATCRRAAQEALADIYPDRLRDDIATRLAAAPMAPGVVTLRCARACDDDVDVESVVDRAAGVQLVYDGLRLTRSLAHDEPWTHDDDHTQANLDSLAATVLVSRGFYLLARTDAAVTAVDTVRDFGRDQTDRRQPDADTTALDASLERDVFELAAVAGTTAVGATPTTELFAQLTGLVPTDGSEPLPAVDALPAATDLNVGATANETASRADDHVRQSATDS, from the coding sequence ATGGACGAGGCCGCAACGTGCAGGCGCGCCGCCCAGGAGGCGCTCGCTGACATCTACCCCGACCGGCTCCGCGATGACATCGCGACCCGCCTGGCAGCCGCGCCGATGGCCCCCGGCGTGGTGACGCTCCGCTGCGCCCGCGCCTGCGACGACGACGTCGACGTCGAGAGCGTCGTCGACCGGGCCGCCGGCGTGCAGCTCGTCTACGACGGCCTCCGGCTCACTCGCTCGCTCGCCCACGACGAGCCCTGGACCCACGACGACGACCACACGCAGGCCAACCTCGACTCGCTGGCCGCCACGGTGCTCGTCTCCCGCGGCTTCTACCTACTCGCGCGGACCGACGCCGCCGTCACGGCCGTCGACACCGTCCGCGACTTCGGCCGCGACCAGACCGACCGCCGGCAGCCCGACGCCGACACGACCGCCCTCGACGCCAGCCTCGAACGCGACGTGTTCGAACTCGCCGCCGTCGCCGGCACCACCGCCGTCGGTGCCACCCCCACCACAGAGCTGTTCGCCCAGCTCACCGGCCTCGTGCCCACGGACGGGAGCGAGCCGCTGCCAGCGGTCGACGCACTCCCCGCCGCGACCGACCTCAACGTCGGCGCGACGGCCAACGAGACCGCCAGCAGGGCCGACGACCACGTCCGCCAGTCGGCGACGGATTCGTAG
- a CDS encoding RNA-guided endonuclease InsQ/TnpB family protein — protein MAATYVRRTAITRLSVTREQRITLEETIAEWKRGCQLATEMAWNRCHTKQDVQPLAYDAVREKTRLGSQHAVLATHQAADAITGCVERQRTGKKTSKPRFTAPTVTYDARTMTLFDDGTVSLATVEDRVRCPLVLPDDGDGYQWQFLDTDEWELTESTLKARDGAYFLHLGFRRPNTGQTTAEDGTVLGVDLGIENLAVTSTACFVNGRELTHRLCEFERTRAGLQQAGTRSAHRTLDRASGRQLRYVRDVLHNAANEIVGEARRYDCDVIALEDLTEIRTQTRAAWGHRWAFRTLSEYVAYKAEAVGIAVERVEPANTSRRCVECGFTAAENRRSRDEFRCQECGAAANADYNAAKNIGMRYVRRGHQSSRRTGDGRLALKSGTVTPNGGFTAYPDGFEAEFTDESAPSEAKL, from the coding sequence GTGGCAGCGACCTACGTGCGACGGACTGCGATAACCAGACTGTCGGTCACGCGAGAGCAGCGCATAACGCTGGAGGAGACGATTGCCGAGTGGAAGCGTGGCTGTCAGCTCGCGACCGAGATGGCCTGGAACCGATGCCACACGAAGCAGGATGTGCAACCGCTGGCGTACGACGCTGTTCGCGAGAAGACACGTCTCGGGAGCCAGCACGCCGTGCTGGCGACCCACCAGGCAGCAGACGCGATCACCGGCTGTGTCGAACGACAGCGCACGGGGAAGAAGACCAGCAAACCTCGCTTCACCGCACCGACGGTGACCTACGACGCACGGACGATGACCCTGTTCGACGACGGGACGGTGTCGCTGGCGACGGTCGAGGACCGTGTCCGGTGTCCGCTCGTGCTTCCGGACGACGGGGACGGCTACCAGTGGCAGTTCCTCGATACCGACGAATGGGAGTTGACCGAGAGCACCCTCAAGGCGCGTGACGGCGCGTACTTCCTGCATCTCGGGTTCCGACGGCCGAATACCGGGCAAACGACCGCCGAGGACGGGACGGTCCTCGGGGTCGACCTCGGTATCGAGAACCTCGCCGTCACGAGCACCGCCTGCTTCGTGAACGGCCGCGAACTCACCCATCGGCTCTGTGAGTTCGAGCGGACACGCGCCGGACTCCAGCAGGCCGGCACGCGGAGCGCCCACCGGACACTCGACCGTGCGAGCGGACGCCAGCTCCGGTACGTCCGGGACGTGCTCCACAACGCAGCGAACGAAATCGTCGGAGAGGCACGGCGGTACGACTGCGACGTCATCGCTCTCGAAGACCTCACGGAGATTCGAACCCAGACCCGTGCGGCGTGGGGACACCGCTGGGCGTTCCGAACGCTCTCCGAGTACGTCGCCTACAAGGCGGAGGCGGTCGGCATCGCGGTCGAACGGGTCGAACCAGCGAACACGTCACGACGCTGTGTCGAGTGCGGGTTCACGGCCGCCGAGAACCGGCGTTCGCGCGACGAGTTCCGCTGCCAGGAGTGTGGCGCGGCAGCGAACGCGGACTACAACGCAGCGAAGAACATCGGTATGCGGTACGTCCGCAGGGGCCACCAGTCGTCCCGGCGGACGGGCGACGGTCGACTCGCCCTGAAGTCCGGAACTGTGACGCCGAACGGCGGATTCACCGCCTACCCCGACGGGTTCGAGGCCGAGTTCACGGACGAGTCCGCCCCATCGGAAGCGAAGTTGTAG
- a CDS encoding NAD-binding protein, whose translation MRYASNTRGRDEPSTASADEAWYVLGGGHVGEQIARYLGEAGHTASFVDDTHESSVVPSHSVDPTDVRALTETGIGPGSTVVVTTDDDGRNLLVAQLVRVHLEPDRIVVLANSPETVRLLEDAGHESICATTALSVSVTEAL comes from the coding sequence ATGAGATATGCCTCGAACACACGCGGCCGAGACGAGCCATCGACAGCCAGTGCCGACGAGGCCTGGTACGTCCTCGGCGGCGGTCACGTCGGAGAACAGATCGCCAGATACCTCGGGGAAGCAGGCCACACCGCCAGCTTCGTCGACGACACCCACGAGTCGTCGGTGGTTCCGTCCCACAGCGTCGACCCCACCGACGTCAGGGCGCTCACCGAGACCGGCATCGGGCCCGGCTCGACGGTCGTGGTGACGACCGACGACGACGGGAGGAACCTGCTCGTGGCACAGCTCGTCCGGGTCCACCTGGAGCCGGACCGGATCGTCGTCCTGGCGAACAGTCCCGAAACGGTCCGTCTGCTCGAGGACGCGGGCCACGAGTCGATCTGTGCGACGACCGCCCTCTCGGTCAGCGTCACGGAGGCGTTATGA
- a CDS encoding Lrp/AsnC family transcriptional regulator produces MKDGTLDTVDRRILYHLQQDARHTSSSDIAEQLDISPSTVRTRLNALEKSGVIRGYHVDIDYDLAGYPLYTKIICTAPVPDRDRLANRAREVDGVTAVREIMTGERNVYVNAIGTDHDDLNRIAQELDELGLKVVDEQLIRDEYVCQYHGFLDDDGEPPGSDSDA; encoded by the coding sequence ATGAAAGACGGAACACTCGACACTGTCGACAGACGCATCCTCTACCACCTCCAGCAGGACGCCAGGCACACCTCGTCGAGCGACATCGCCGAGCAGCTCGACATCTCGCCCAGCACCGTCCGGACCCGCCTCAACGCACTGGAGAAGAGCGGCGTCATCCGGGGCTACCACGTCGACATCGACTACGACCTCGCCGGCTACCCGCTCTACACGAAGATAATCTGCACCGCGCCGGTCCCCGACCGCGACAGGCTCGCGAACCGCGCCCGGGAGGTCGACGGCGTGACCGCAGTCCGCGAGATCATGACCGGCGAGCGGAACGTCTACGTCAACGCCATCGGGACGGACCACGACGACCTCAACCGGATCGCACAGGAACTCGACGAGCTCGGACTCAAGGTCGTCGACGAACAGCTCATCCGCGACGAGTACGTCTGTCAGTACCACGGCTTCCTCGACGACGACGGGGAGCCACCCGGGTCTGACTCCGACGCGTAA
- a CDS encoding Hsp20/alpha crystallin family protein: MALPRSTPNSWMQSLDFPSQLFRTGRDDYELYEEEDEFVLRVELPGFDPEEITVAWDEGVLNIAAEQADEARNQRKTYHRRFRFPKAVADDDITAEYHNGILEVTLPVVADATATGKQIPVES, from the coding sequence ATGGCACTGCCCAGGAGTACACCGAACTCGTGGATGCAGAGCCTCGATTTCCCGAGCCAGCTGTTCCGAACCGGTCGTGACGACTACGAACTGTACGAGGAAGAGGACGAGTTCGTCCTGCGCGTCGAGCTCCCCGGGTTCGACCCCGAGGAGATCACCGTCGCGTGGGACGAGGGCGTCCTGAATATCGCGGCCGAGCAGGCGGACGAAGCCCGGAACCAGCGCAAGACGTACCACCGCCGGTTCCGGTTCCCGAAGGCCGTCGCGGACGACGACATCACGGCCGAGTACCACAACGGAATCCTCGAAGTGACGCTGCCGGTCGTCGCGGACGCGACCGCGACCGGCAAGCAGATTCCGGTCGAGAGCTGA
- a CDS encoding amino acid permease: MKELERDLGLPSVLAISIGAMIGSGIFILPALALGIAGPLVIVAYLLAGILVVPAALSKSEMATAMPEAGGTYIYIERGMGPLLGTIAGVGTWFSLSFKGALALVGGVPYLLLLFDLPLKPVALGLASLLILVNVVGAKQTGQLQLGIVVVMLAALGWFAAGSAPAVQSANYANFFDAGVGGLLAATGLVFVSYAGVTKVASVAEEVEDPGRNIPLGILGSLAFTTVLYVAIVAVLVGVTDPGSVAGSLTPVAVAAEQTLGPAGVFAVILAAILALISTANAGILSSSRYPFAMSRDKLAPPSLSSISERFGTPVTSITLTGAVLLVLIAFVPILEIAKLASAFQILVFALINLAVIAFREGEATYEPEFTSPLYPWVQIFGVVAGVALLTQMGTVALVGAVVITVASIGWYLLYVRPRVDREGTAKDAIRRQVSRSALTDVADGPSEPTHEVLVALTKDIGADRERSLVALAADLVRPHDGRVVAVRFEEVPDQAPLTEEMTVQSSSDLSFETRVTELAGEFGVDIEADEVVSHDTKHAIVNVAADRGVDTVLAEHEPLRLRSRLFGDPIDWVVRNAPCDVLLVDNLGYDRPQHVVLAGVGPYDPLAVSVAETVARANDGRISLWYPVDSDTPEQYRATVGAYQSDLSSLLSVPVESTPVRTDGGRESRPDVVVRRGADHRLRSVLFDDRPAFPSPQCTTVTVYPTQSGRPGLLRRLLERLVY; the protein is encoded by the coding sequence ATGAAGGAACTCGAACGGGACCTCGGGCTGCCGTCCGTCCTCGCCATCAGCATCGGCGCGATGATCGGGAGCGGCATCTTCATCCTCCCGGCGCTGGCACTGGGCATCGCGGGCCCGCTCGTCATCGTCGCCTACCTCCTGGCCGGAATCCTCGTCGTTCCCGCGGCGCTCTCGAAGTCGGAGATGGCGACGGCGATGCCGGAGGCCGGCGGGACGTACATCTACATCGAGCGTGGGATGGGCCCGCTGCTCGGCACGATCGCGGGCGTGGGAACGTGGTTCTCGCTCTCGTTCAAGGGAGCCCTCGCGCTCGTTGGCGGGGTGCCCTACCTGCTGTTGCTGTTCGACCTGCCGCTGAAGCCCGTCGCGCTCGGGCTCGCCTCGCTCCTGATCCTGGTGAACGTCGTCGGCGCGAAGCAGACCGGACAGCTCCAGCTCGGCATCGTCGTCGTGATGCTCGCCGCACTCGGCTGGTTCGCCGCCGGAAGCGCGCCCGCCGTCCAGTCGGCGAACTACGCGAACTTCTTCGACGCGGGCGTCGGCGGGCTCCTCGCCGCGACCGGGCTGGTGTTCGTCTCCTACGCGGGCGTGACGAAGGTCGCGAGCGTCGCCGAGGAGGTCGAGGACCCGGGCCGGAACATCCCGCTGGGCATCCTCGGGTCGCTCGCGTTCACGACCGTCCTGTACGTCGCCATCGTCGCCGTGCTGGTGGGGGTGACCGACCCCGGCAGCGTCGCCGGGTCGCTCACGCCCGTCGCGGTCGCGGCGGAGCAGACGCTCGGGCCCGCCGGCGTGTTCGCCGTCATCCTCGCCGCCATCCTCGCACTCATCTCGACCGCGAACGCGGGTATCCTCTCCTCGTCGCGCTACCCGTTCGCGATGAGCCGGGACAAACTCGCACCGCCGTCGCTCTCGTCCATCAGCGAGCGGTTCGGAACGCCCGTGACCTCCATCACCCTCACCGGAGCGGTGCTCCTCGTGCTCATCGCGTTCGTGCCGATCCTGGAGATCGCAAAGCTCGCGAGCGCGTTCCAGATACTCGTGTTCGCGCTCATCAACCTCGCCGTCATCGCCTTCCGTGAGGGGGAGGCGACGTACGAACCCGAGTTCACCTCGCCGCTGTACCCCTGGGTACAGATCTTCGGAGTCGTCGCCGGCGTCGCCCTGCTGACCCAGATGGGGACGGTCGCGCTCGTCGGGGCCGTCGTCATCACGGTCGCGAGCATCGGCTGGTACCTCCTCTACGTCCGACCGCGGGTCGACCGGGAGGGGACCGCGAAGGACGCCATCCGTCGGCAGGTCAGTCGCTCCGCACTGACCGACGTCGCGGACGGCCCGTCCGAGCCGACCCACGAGGTGCTCGTCGCCCTCACGAAGGACATCGGTGCAGACCGGGAGCGCTCGCTGGTCGCGCTCGCTGCCGACCTCGTCCGTCCACACGACGGGCGAGTGGTCGCGGTCCGCTTCGAGGAGGTCCCGGACCAGGCCCCGCTGACCGAGGAGATGACCGTGCAGTCCTCGTCGGACCTCTCGTTCGAGACGCGGGTCACGGAGCTCGCGGGCGAGTTCGGTGTGGACATCGAGGCCGACGAGGTCGTCAGCCACGACACGAAACACGCCATCGTCAACGTCGCCGCCGACCGCGGGGTCGACACGGTGCTCGCCGAGCACGAGCCGCTCCGGCTCCGCTCCCGGCTGTTCGGCGACCCCATCGACTGGGTCGTCCGCAACGCGCCGTGTGACGTGCTGCTCGTCGACAACCTCGGGTACGACCGCCCCCAGCACGTCGTCCTCGCGGGCGTCGGCCCGTACGACCCCCTCGCCGTCTCGGTCGCGGAGACCGTCGCCAGGGCCAACGACGGCCGTATCTCGCTCTGGTACCCCGTCGACAGCGACACCCCCGAGCAGTACCGGGCCACCGTCGGGGCGTACCAGTCCGACCTGTCGTCGCTCCTCTCCGTGCCGGTCGAGTCGACACCCGTCCGCACCGACGGTGGCCGCGAATCGCGCCCGGACGTGGTCGTCCGTCGCGGTGCCGACCACCGGCTCCGGAGCGTGCTGTTCGACGACCGTCCGGCGTTCCCGAGCCCGCAGTGTACGACCGTCACCGTCTACCCCACGCAGTCCGGGCGGCCCGGGCTCCTGCGCCGCCTGCTCGAACGGCTGGTGTACTGA
- a CDS encoding MoaD/ThiS family protein, whose amino-acid sequence MHECDYCSESFEDEEPYLEHLRDEHGDDLGPIEQRRVDALGGDDDGIPGLVYAAVAVVGLVLLGGVVVGLLGGGGGGGNGQLNDSAPQQPVGLGTIHEHGGMTVTIDGRTLDFSQPQYQVSQTGERYFHYENGDGSRWHVHGDGVTLEYALEALDIEAASDALAFDGTVYRTSEGDTVRFVVNGQPVDPTTYELQQGDQVEVVATSNSSA is encoded by the coding sequence GTGCACGAGTGCGACTACTGTTCGGAGTCGTTCGAGGACGAGGAACCGTACCTCGAACACCTGCGGGACGAGCACGGCGATGACCTCGGCCCCATCGAGCAGCGACGGGTCGACGCGCTGGGCGGCGACGACGACGGGATACCGGGGTTGGTCTACGCCGCGGTCGCCGTCGTCGGCCTCGTCCTGCTCGGGGGTGTCGTCGTCGGCCTGCTCGGTGGTGGCGGCGGTGGTGGCAACGGGCAGCTGAACGACAGCGCGCCACAACAGCCGGTCGGGCTGGGAACCATCCACGAACACGGCGGGATGACCGTCACCATCGACGGGCGCACGCTCGACTTCAGTCAACCGCAGTACCAGGTCTCTCAGACGGGCGAGCGGTACTTCCACTACGAGAACGGCGACGGCTCGCGGTGGCACGTCCACGGCGACGGCGTCACGCTGGAGTACGCGCTGGAGGCGCTGGACATCGAGGCTGCGTCCGACGCGTTGGCCTTCGACGGGACGGTGTATCGGACCAGCGAGGGTGACACGGTCCGCTTCGTCGTCAACGGACAGCCGGTGGACCCGACGACGTACGAACTCCAGCAGGGCGATCAGGTGGAGGTCGTGGCGACGAGCAACTCGAGCGCCTGA
- a CDS encoding SDR family oxidoreductase, translating to MTGTAVIAGVGPKIGEAVARELHDAGYDVGLFARTEAFIEDLAADLGAGALAVPTDVTDQASVEAGMATVRETFGPVSALVLNATGGGGRPVGQANADRLRAIFDVRVAGSLTCVNATLSDLRETEGTVIFSGTTYADSLVPEQLEWGAVGPAARGLSKSLATALDDVQVTYVRIGSRVDPVGEVDDDALSAAEVASTYRGLVERDAAVTRELDLRRR from the coding sequence ATGACAGGAACCGCAGTGATCGCGGGTGTCGGACCGAAGATCGGCGAGGCGGTCGCACGCGAACTCCACGACGCTGGCTACGACGTGGGGCTGTTTGCCCGGACGGAGGCGTTCATCGAGGACCTGGCCGCGGACCTCGGAGCGGGTGCGCTCGCCGTTCCGACGGACGTGACCGACCAGGCGTCCGTCGAGGCGGGGATGGCCACGGTGCGGGAGACGTTCGGCCCCGTCTCGGCGCTGGTGCTGAACGCGACGGGCGGGGGCGGCCGCCCCGTCGGGCAGGCGAACGCGGACCGACTCCGTGCTATCTTCGACGTGCGCGTCGCCGGGTCGCTCACCTGCGTCAACGCCACCTTGTCGGACCTGCGCGAGACCGAGGGCACGGTAATATTCAGCGGGACGACGTACGCGGACTCGCTCGTCCCCGAGCAGCTAGAGTGGGGCGCGGTCGGCCCGGCGGCGCGGGGCCTCTCGAAATCGCTCGCGACGGCGCTCGACGACGTGCAGGTCACCTACGTCCGCATCGGGAGCCGGGTCGACCCTGTGGGCGAGGTCGATGACGACGCCCTGAGCGCTGCCGAGGTGGCGTCGACGTACCGCGGGCTGGTCGAGCGCGACGCCGCGGTCACGCGGGAGCTGGACCTGCGGCGACGGTAG